Below is a window of Dictyostelium discoideum AX4 chromosome 1 chromosome, whole genome shotgun sequence DNA.
taaaatattattggaagaatatttattataaaatgtgTAAATAAATGGCTTTGGTATGATTTATTTCATTCCCACCAAATATCTAACTTCTATgtatagaattttttttttttttttttttttttttttttttgcttgtAATTCAAAATAGGATATATctattttaagaaaaaaaaaaaacatttaattttttatttaaatctattcAAGCGTtttccaactttttttttttttttttttttgtgagttttttgttttttgttttttttttatttttattatttcccaTTTTTCAACGTTACACATTTCCAACATTACActcacacaaaaaaaaaagataaaaagaaatgcacacaaaaaaaaaaaataaaaataaaataaaaaagaaatatcaaCATTACACTCActcaaaaagataaaaaatcaCCTGATTGCTTTATTTTGTAACACTTCTTAACACAACCATCTTTTTATCTCTACATAAATCAACTTTTTCACAACATTTTGATATTATGGAGACAAACTTGGAAcgtcaacatcaacatccaGTGTGTcagtattttaatttttatgcATCCAAATCACTTACTTTGGGGAATCCATTGATTTCACACTCAGACAGCACAAGAAGAATAGACATACACtgtttatcaaattcaatagaAGTCTCtttaaattaatcaatttgaagatgatgatattgaaaagGATAAGGATATTTCAATTGCACCATCAACATCAGagttaatatttaaattacccgaaaattaaaaattaaattgaaataaaagaaaaataataatctatttttagaaaaaaaaaaaaaaaaaaaacaaaaaacaaaaaaaaaaaaaaaaaaaaaaaacaaaaccaatttttttttttttttatttttacttttttcaaAACACAATTaagaatttcaaataatatgtCTGCAGACtctaaaaatcaaaagaaagtTCTTTTTGTTTGCTTAGGaaatgtaataattttaatacatttttgttttctaaaccatttctaatttttatttaaaaaaaaaaaaaaaaaaaaaaaaaagatttgtcGTTCCACTATGGCAGAGATTGTGCTCAGAGGACTTGTCCATTCAAGAGGAATTTTAGAtgattttcaaattgatAGTGCAGGTACTTCTTCTTATCATATTGGAGATACTCCTGACCCAAGAACAGGTGAGTGttcaaaagattttattaaaaaaaaaaataaaaaataaaaaaagtagaaataaaaatgggTAAATGGTctaacttaaaaaaaaaaaaaaaaaaaaaaaaaaaaccttaatTATATAAAGTTCAATCATGTAATCAAAATATGGGCAGGGCAATATCAGAGGAATCATTGAAACACTTTAAATCGATTCCTTTACATAGAGCAAGACAATTTACAGATGAAGATTTTAGTAAATTTGATTATATCTTTGCAATGGATGAATCCAATTTatcaaacattaaaaaagTGTTGAAACACTCCACCACAAAGGATAATCATATTGCAACCATTAAAAGATTAGGTGAATATCACacacataaaaaaattaatgtagAAGATCCTTACTATGGTGATAtgtcaaattttaatatttgtttcaATCATGTTCACGATTGTTtggtaaattttttgaaagaaatagaatctttaaattaattattggattctatttttttgtaataaaattattattattattattttttgtataaaattattattgtctttttttttatttttttttattttgttttttttttaatgttttggTGGTTTATAACCATCAACTGTCATATTTCTTGATGCACTTGGTAATGTTACCTCCATACCTTCTAATTCTTTAGTTAGTTTAATTTGACAACCTAATCTAGagctttatttttattattatttttattttataatgttAACATgtgttttgaaattaattaatttatcattagtttttattattttttttttattattttatttttatatatatttttttttaaacatacTTTTCTTTGAGTTGAAAAGCTAAATCCAACATATCATTCTCTTCATCAGTTGGTTCAggtaaaatattataaatttttggTTCTAAATAAACGTGACATGTTGAACATGCACATGAACATTCACAAGCTCCTTCTAAATCAACATCATTGTCATGTGCTGCTTCCAATATATTTTTACCAACTTCTTCTGTAACTTTGGTTTTTGATCCatctttatttataaatgtaaatgtaa
It encodes the following:
- the acp1 gene encoding acid phosphatase 1, which gives rise to MSADSKNQKKVLFVCLGNICRSTMAEIVLRGLVHSRGILDDFQIDSAGTSSYHIGDTPDPRTVQSCNQNMGRAISEESLKHFKSIPLHRARQFTDEDFSKFDYIFAMDESNLSNIKKVLKHSTTKDNHIATIKRLGEYHTHKKINVEDPYYGDMSNFNICFNHVHDCLVNFLKEIESLN
- a CDS encoding hypothetical protein (Y73F8A.27 protein), with the translated sequence MNQIFKQVCFNNIKRFNKITNNKNKFSNGIIYRQFSSSSNDNKVTFTFINKDGSKTKVTEEVGKNILEAAHDNDVDLEGACECSCACSTCHVYLEPKIYNILPEPTDEENDMLDLAFQLKENSRLGCQIKLTKELEGMEVTLPSASRNMTVDGYKPPKH